One stretch of Rana temporaria chromosome 10, aRanTem1.1, whole genome shotgun sequence DNA includes these proteins:
- the LOC120916334 gene encoding uncharacterized protein LOC120916334 isoform X2, translated as MKPASCYLLGYIFIFLLQAVSSDEDRKKWSFSFIDSIKAQKNSDMSIPCTFTSPKDSKNINLIWYKYDVSGHPQVFNSKDPSRVIEEYRGRTSLVSTGTNNCTLRIKDVRETEWFYPGISEDINSYSLNNSQNAMVKVTVVSSDEDRKEWSFSFPDSIKALKNSDVTIPCTFTAPIDLSEVNLVWFKYQRIGYPQIFNSKDPSQVIEEYRGRTSLVDNGTNNCTLRIKDVKETEGFYPGINKEINSYDLNNSQSVQVKVTGCSDDKSCEDWKFTFPLVIFAVKGSCVDIPCTFTRPEDAKDYNFFWYSRDDQAKIFNNKTPNDVADEYKGRTFLTGNTENNCSIKIINVEKTERYYPGINIDINSDKLENRYVLVSVTDTPPEPSISGTENLEDKKMVIISCAVNHTCLSHPPTLTWNITGHPIMENHKDLHFLGRWTMESRMTYTASYTDDKTVLQCAATFPNNKTSVKIITLNIKYRPRSVTISVDDDKNAQEGDDVTLLCSSQANPPVNNYTWYRIGEGGKLLHGHGDKISVNDTTTEKYICAATNYMGTEESSVFEYSKQYNPSYAYLAFLGVICLLLLALIIYFCWRKKTFLGAASPQPSDTTYTSLRKRETEDEYTTIQPAPPGGPITQGRDVSKNADYENLHKKT; from the exons ATGAAACCGGCGTCCTGTTATTTGTTAGGATACATTTTCATATTTCTTCTTCAAG cgGTGTCATCAGATGAGGACAGAAAGAAATGGTCCTTCTCATTTATAGACTCCATTAAAGCACAGAAGAATTCTGATATGTCCATTCCCTGCACATTCACTTCTCCTAAAGACAGCAAGAACATCAATCTGATTTGGTATAAGTACGATGTTTCAGGACACCCCCAGGTCTTCAATAGTAAAGACCCCTCTCGGGTTATAGAAGAGTACAGAGGACGGACAAGTCTTGTTTCTACAGGAACAAACAACTGCACACTGAGAATCAAGGATGTGAGAGAGACAGAATGGTTTTATCCAGGAATAAGTGAAGACATAAATTCCTACAGCCTTAATAACAGCCAGAATGCCATGGTCAAAGTCACAG TGGTGTCATCAGATGAGGACAGAAAGGAATGGTCCTTCTCATTTCCAGACTCCATTAAAGCACTGAAGAATTCTGATGTGACCATTCCCTGCACATTCACTGCTCCCATAGACCTCAGTGAGGTCAATCTGGTTTGGTTTAAGTATCAACGTATAGGATACCCCCAGATCTTCAATAGTAAGGACCCCTCTCAGGTTATAGAAGAGTACAGAGGACGGACAAGTCTTGTTGATAACGGAACAAACAACTGCACACTGAGAATCAAGGATGTGAAAGAGACAGAAGGGTTTTATCCAGGAATAAATAAAGAGATAAATTCCTATGACCTTAATAACAGCCAGAGTGTCCAAGTCAAAGTGACAG GTTGCTCTGATGACAAATCATGTGAGGACTGGAAATTTACATTCCCATTAGTTATTTTTGCTGTAAAAGGTTCCTGTGTGGACATCCCCTGCACATTCACCCGTCCTGAAGATGCTAAAGATTATAATTTCTTCTGGTACTCAAGAGATGATCAGGCCAAAATCTTCAACAATAAAACCCCGAATGATGTGGCCGATGAATACAAAGGACGGACATTTCTTACTGGGAATACAGAAAATAATTGCTCCATAAAGATCATCAATGTGGAGAAAACAGAACGTTATTATCCAGGAATAAATATTGATATCAATTCCGATAAACTCGAAAATAGATATGTTTTAGTGTCTGTGACAG ACACACCACCAGAACCATCAATATCAGGAACTGAAAATCTGGAAGACAAGAAGATGGTGATCATCTCCTGTGCTGTAAATCACACCTGTCTCTCCCATCCCCCGACTCTTACATGGAACATCACTGGTCACCCCATAATGGAGAATCATAAAGATCTGCATTTTCTAGGAAGGTGGACGATGGAGTCCAGAATGACCTATACTGCTTCCTATACAGATGACAAGACGGTTCTGCAATGTGCAGCTACTTTTCCTAATAATAAAACATCTGTTAAAATAATTACACTAAATATTAAAT ATCGTCCTAGGAGCGTTACCATATCAGTTGATGATGACAAGAACGCACAAGAAGGTGATGATGTCACATTACTTTGTTCAAGTCAAGCCAATCCTCCGGTAAATAATTACACCTGGTACCGGATTGGTGAAGGTGGGAAATTATTACATGGACACGGGGATAAAATATCTGTGAACGATACAACAACTGAAAAATATATCTGCGCTGCAACTAATTATATGGGAACAGAAGAGTCCTCTGTGTTCGAGTATTCTAAGCAAT ATAATCCAAGTTACGCATATTTGGCTTTCCTTGGCGTCATCTGCCTTCTGTTGCTTGCACTGATCATCTACTTCTGCTGGAG AAAGAAAACATTCCTCGGAGCAGCGAGTCCTCAG CCCTCTGATACGACATACACTTCTCTCAGGAAAAGGGAAACAGAGGATGAATATACTACAATACAG